CGCTTGCGCTGATCGGCACGCCGTTCTTCTCCGGCTTCTATTCGAAGGACTCGATCATCGAGGCGGTCAAGTTGTCGCACTTGCCGGGTTCGGGATTCGCGTATTTTGCGGTGACCGCCAGTGTATTCGTGACCGCGTTGTACTCGTTCCGGATGGTTTTCATGGTGTTCCACGGTCCGGAGCGCTTCCGCAACGTGCATCACGATGACGATGGGCACGGCCACGGTGCGCATCATGGGCATGGCGCGCACGAGCCGCACGAGACGTCGTGGGTGGTTACGCTGCCGCTGGTGCTGCTTGCGATCCCGTCCGTCGTGATCGGTGCGATCGCGGTTGGCCCGATGATTTTCGGCAACTTCTTCTCGCACGGCGTCGTGTTCGACAAGGTTGTTTACGTCAGCGAGCATCACGAGGCGCTGTGTGAGATGGCCGAGGCGTTCCATGGCTGGATGGCGATGGGGTTGCATTCGGTCTCGGGCTTGCCGATTTGGCTCGCGCTGGCCGGTGTCATCGTCGCCTGGTTCCTGTACCTGAAGCGGCCTGACATCCCGGCGGCGATTCGTCAGCGTTTCTCGGGCATTTATACGCTGCTGGACAACAAGTACTACATGGACAAGATCAACGACGTTGTGTTCGCCAAGGGTGCGGTGACATTCGGCAAAGGGCTCTGGAAGGAGGGCGATGTCGTCGTGATCGACGGTCTAGTCAACGGCAGCGCGCGCGCGGTCGCGAAGTTTGCCGGCGTGGTCCGCTTTCTGCAAACCGGTTACATCTACCACTACGCGTTCGCCATGATTATCGGCATGTTGGGGTTGCTGACCCTGTTCGTTACGTTGAATAAATAACGCGAGGACAGGTATGCACGCTCATTTCCCCGTTTTGACTTTCGCGATCTGGCTGCCGATCGCGTTCGGTATCGCCGTTCTTGCGGTCGGCTCAGACAAGACACCGGGTGTCGCGCGCTGGACTGCGCTGATCGGCTCGGTGATCAGCTTCATCGTCACACTGCCGTTGATCAGCGGCTTCGACGCAAGTACGTCAGCGCTGCAGTTCGTTGAAGTCGCGCCGTGGATCGAACGTTTCAACATCACGTACCACCTCGGCGTCGACGGGCTGTCGATGTGGTTCGTTGTGCTGACTGCATTCATCACGGTCATCGTCGTGATCGCCGGATGGGAGGTGATCACAGACCGCGTGGCGCAGTACATGGCCGCCTTCCTGATCCTGTCAGGTCTGATGGTGGGCGTGTTCTCGGCGGCCGACGGGATGCTGTTCTATGTGTTCTTCGAGGCGACGCTGATCCCGATGTACCTGATCATCGGCGTCTGGGGCGGCCCAAACCGCGTGTATGCGGCGTTCAAGTTTTTCCTGTACACGCTGGCCGGCTCGTTGCTGATGTTGGTCGCATTGATCTACCTGTACACGCAGTCGCAATCGTTCGAGTTGTCAGCTTGGCATGCGCTGCCGCTCGGCATGACGCCGCAGGTGCTGTTGTTCGTCGCGTTCTTCCTCGCGTTCGCAGTGAAGGTGCCGATGTGGCCGGTGCACACGTGGTTGCCCGACGCGCACGTTGAGGCGCCAACCGGCGGCTCGGTCGTGCTGGCGGCGATCATGCTGAAACTGGGCGCGTACGGCTTCCTGCGCTTCTCGCTGCCGATCGCGCCGGATGCGAGCCACGTGCTGGCGCCGGTTGTGATCACGCTGTCGCTCGTTGCCGTAATCTATATCGGCTTCGTCGCTCTGGTGCAGGCCGATATGAAGAAGCTGGTCGCGTATTCGTCGATCGCGCATATGGGCTTTGTCACGCTCGGCTTCTTTCT
This region of Mycetohabitans endofungorum genomic DNA includes:
- a CDS encoding NADH-quinone oxidoreductase subunit M — protein: MHAHFPVLTFAIWLPIAFGIAVLAVGSDKTPGVARWTALIGSVISFIVTLPLISGFDASTSALQFVEVAPWIERFNITYHLGVDGLSMWFVVLTAFITVIVVIAGWEVITDRVAQYMAAFLILSGLMVGVFSAADGMLFYVFFEATLIPMYLIIGVWGGPNRVYAAFKFFLYTLAGSLLMLVALIYLYTQSQSFELSAWHALPLGMTPQVLLFVAFFLAFAVKVPMWPVHTWLPDAHVEAPTGGSVVLAAIMLKLGAYGFLRFSLPIAPDASHVLAPVVITLSLVAVIYIGFVALVQADMKKLVAYSSIAHMGFVTLGFFLFSQLGVEGAIVQMISHGFVSGAMFLCIGVLYDRVHSRQIADYGGVVNTMPKFAAFAVLFSMANCGLPGTSGFVGEFMVILSAVKFNFWIGLLAAITLILGAAYTLWMVKRVYFGAVANDHVAKLVDLSCREFWMLMALALLVLYMGIFPKPFTDVMHESVINLLSHVAQSKLPATPQ